One segment of Clostridium botulinum DNA contains the following:
- the eutJ gene encoding ethanolamine utilization protein EutJ yields the protein MGLNDANKGLDIFYDLIKEEKCNKVSDNLKVGVDLGTANIVLSVVDENNNPVAGASYPASVVKDGLVVDFIGAIEIVRKLKAKVEKVLGTTISYGSTAIPPGTLEGNVKAIGNVLEAADIELVSIIDEPTAAAAVLGIKDGAVVDVGGGTTGVSILKNGKVLYTADEPTGGTHMSLVLSGNYNISFEEAEKLKKDPKKEKDNFILIKPVIEKMAYIVKKHLQGYDVNKIYVVGGACSFSEFTAVFEKIIGIETIKPNHPLLVTPLGIAVSCIK from the coding sequence ATGGGGTTAAATGATGCAAATAAAGGGTTGGATATTTTTTATGATTTAATAAAAGAAGAAAAGTGCAATAAAGTTAGTGATAACTTAAAAGTTGGAGTAGACCTAGGAACAGCCAATATAGTTCTTTCAGTAGTTGACGAAAATAACAATCCAGTAGCTGGAGCATCATATCCAGCATCAGTTGTGAAAGATGGACTAGTTGTAGATTTTATTGGTGCTATAGAAATAGTAAGAAAGTTAAAAGCTAAGGTAGAGAAGGTTTTAGGCACAACTATAAGTTATGGATCAACAGCAATTCCACCTGGAACTTTAGAAGGAAATGTAAAAGCAATTGGAAATGTACTCGAGGCAGCTGATATAGAATTAGTCAGTATTATTGATGAACCAACTGCTGCTGCTGCAGTACTTGGAATAAAAGATGGAGCAGTTGTTGATGTTGGTGGCGGTACAACTGGAGTAAGCATTTTAAAAAATGGTAAAGTACTATATACAGCAGATGAACCAACAGGTGGTACTCATATGAGTTTAGTTTTATCGGGAAATTACAATATATCTTTTGAGGAAGCAGAAAAATTAAAAAAAGATCCTAAAAAAGAAAAAGATAATTTTATCCTTATCAAACCGGTTATAGAAAAGATGGCTTATATCGTAAAAAAACACTTACAAGGCTATGATGTAAATAAAATTTATGTTGTTGGCGGAGCATGTAGTTTTAGTGAATTTACAGCTGTTTTTGAAAAGATTATTGGTATAGAAACTATAAAACCAAATCATCCATTGCTAGTTACGCCTCTAGGTATTGCTGTTAGTTGCATTAAGTGA
- a CDS encoding phosphate propanoyltransferase translates to MVQVDIEKIILTVTKAVIEELNKYNESLIPVGISNKHIHLGLRELEGLFGENYKPNIKKELRQPGQYAYDETVEARGPKGYFERIRVLGPLRESTQLEVSISDEMKLGINAPIRQSGKLSGTPGILLKGPKGEIKIDQGVIIAARHIHLSTDFAKKYGYRDGELVDVTSYGPRKVTFHNVIIRVSDDFVPEMHIDTDEANASGLKNGDKIRITKVEGV, encoded by the coding sequence ATGGTTCAAGTAGATATAGAGAAAATAATATTAACTGTTACAAAAGCAGTTATAGAAGAATTGAATAAGTATAATGAAAGTTTAATACCCGTAGGAATATCTAATAAGCATATTCATCTTGGATTAAGAGAACTTGAGGGCTTATTTGGAGAAAACTATAAACCTAATATAAAAAAAGAGTTGAGACAGCCAGGACAATATGCATATGATGAAACAGTTGAAGCTAGAGGTCCGAAAGGATATTTTGAAAGAATAAGAGTACTTGGACCATTGAGAGAATCTACTCAATTAGAAGTTTCAATATCAGATGAAATGAAATTAGGCATAAATGCGCCTATAAGACAATCAGGGAAACTTAGTGGTACTCCAGGAATATTACTTAAGGGACCCAAAGGTGAAATAAAAATAGATCAAGGTGTAATAATTGCTGCAAGGCATATTCATTTATCCACGGATTTTGCAAAAAAATATGGATATAGAGATGGAGAGTTAGTGGATGTAACTAGTTACGGTCCAAGAAAAGTAACTTTTCACAATGTAATTATTAGGGTTTCAGATGATTTTGTACCGGAAATGCATATTGATACTGATGAAGCTAATGCTTCAGGATTAAAAAATGGTGATAAGATAAGAATTACTAAAGTTGAAGGAGTTTAG
- the pduA gene encoding BMC domain-containing protein, with the protein MMKDALGMVETKGLIGAIEAADAMVKSANVTLVGYEKIGSGLVTVMVRGDVGAVKAATDAGAAAAQKVGEVVSIHVIPRPHIDTEKILPQSNL; encoded by the coding sequence ATTATGAAAGATGCATTAGGAATGGTAGAAACAAAAGGGTTAATAGGAGCCATAGAAGCAGCAGATGCTATGGTTAAAAGTGCAAATGTAACATTAGTTGGATATGAAAAAATAGGATCAGGATTAGTAACTGTAATGGTAAGAGGCGATGTGGGAGCTGTTAAAGCAGCAACAGATGCAGGTGCAGCAGCAGCACAAAAAGTAGGAGAAGTTGTATCAATACATGTAATACCAAGACCACACATAGATACTGAAAAAATATTGCCACAATCTAATCTTTAA
- the pduA gene encoding BMC domain-containing protein: MMHDALGMVETKGLIGAIEAADAMVKSANVILVGYEKIGSGLVTVMVRGDVGAVKAATDAGAAAAQKVGEVVSIHVIPRPHMDTEKLIPKVEN; the protein is encoded by the coding sequence ATTATGCATGATGCATTAGGAATGGTAGAAACAAAGGGATTAATAGGGGCTATAGAGGCAGCAGATGCTATGGTTAAAAGTGCCAATGTAATATTAGTAGGATATGAAAAAATAGGATCAGGATTAGTAACTGTAATGGTAAGAGGCGATGTAGGAGCTGTTAAAGCAGCAACAGATGCAGGAGCAGCAGCAGCACAAAAAGTAGGAGAAGTTGTATCAATACATGTAATACCAAGACCGCACATGGATACTGAAAAATTAATACCAAAAGTTGAAAATTAA
- a CDS encoding BMC domain-containing protein yields MVKLESFALGLIETIGLVAGIEAADAAVKSSNVEVIGYENSKGGTVVVKIKGDVGAVKAAIQAASASAALVNKVMSTSIIPRPNSELKNIIFAKNKATTSLESKKKVNKVENEHKSNEEIKKVSNKKDIKTVEGKNITCNLCMDLMCSRKKGEPRTSCIHFNEIKK; encoded by the coding sequence GTGGTTAAACTGGAGAGCTTTGCTTTAGGACTTATCGAAACAATTGGCCTTGTAGCTGGAATAGAAGCAGCTGATGCTGCTGTGAAATCATCTAATGTAGAGGTTATAGGATATGAAAATTCAAAAGGTGGAACAGTTGTAGTTAAAATAAAGGGTGATGTTGGTGCTGTAAAAGCTGCTATTCAAGCTGCATCTGCTTCAGCAGCTTTAGTTAATAAAGTAATGTCTACATCTATTATACCTAGACCTAATTCTGAATTAAAAAATATTATATTTGCTAAGAACAAAGCTACTACATCCTTAGAAAGTAAAAAAAAAGTTAATAAAGTAGAAAATGAACATAAATCCAATGAAGAAATAAAAAAAGTAAGTAATAAAAAAGATATTAAGACAGTTGAAGGAAAAAATATAACATGTAATTTATGTATGGACTTAATGTGTTCAAGAAAAAAAGGTGAACCTAGAACTTCTTGTATACATTTTAATGAAATAAAAAAATAA
- the pduB gene encoding propanediol utilization microcompartment protein PduB: MQEQLIRNIISEVLKNVENTIVANPNENKEELKNIQNFQNNKISLENDIPEFVGSAIGDTVGVVIANVNELLLNKMNVSKKYRSIGIIGARTGASAQIISADEAVKGTNSEIIKVELARDTKGNAGHGVLIVFGAMDVSDVRQAVEITLNDLNRTFGNLYINECGHLEIQYTPRSSYACNKAFNAPIGTAFGVIVGAPAAIGLLMADSALKASNVDIIDHWSPAYKTSYSNECVTTIYGDSEAVKQALITAREVGINVLSKIGSTPTSQSTPYI, from the coding sequence GTGCAGGAGCAATTAATAAGAAATATTATATCAGAAGTTTTGAAAAATGTAGAAAATACAATTGTCGCAAATCCAAATGAAAATAAAGAAGAATTAAAAAATATCCAAAATTTTCAGAATAATAAGATTAGTCTTGAAAATGATATTCCTGAATTTGTTGGAAGTGCAATTGGAGATACAGTAGGTGTTGTTATAGCGAATGTAAATGAATTACTACTTAATAAGATGAATGTTTCTAAAAAATATAGATCTATTGGAATAATAGGAGCACGTACTGGTGCAAGTGCACAGATAATTTCTGCTGATGAGGCTGTAAAAGGAACTAATTCAGAAATTATAAAAGTTGAACTTGCAAGAGATACAAAAGGAAATGCGGGTCATGGAGTATTAATAGTTTTTGGAGCAATGGATGTATCAGATGTAAGACAAGCAGTAGAAATCACTCTAAATGACTTAAATAGAACATTTGGTAATCTATATATTAATGAATGTGGACATTTAGAAATTCAATATACTCCAAGATCTAGTTATGCTTGTAATAAGGCTTTTAATGCACCTATAGGAACCGCATTTGGAGTTATAGTAGGAGCACCAGCAGCAATAGGACTTCTAATGGCAGATAGTGCTTTAAAAGCATCAAATGTTGATATAATAGATCACTGGTCACCAGCTTATAAAACTAGCTATAGCAATGAATGTGTAACAACAATTTATGGTGATTCAGAAGCTGTTAAACAAGCTTTAATTACAGCAAGAGAAGTAGGTATAAATGTTTTATCTAAAATAGGAAGTACTCCTACTTCACAAAGTACTCCTTACATTTAA
- a CDS encoding 1-propanol dehydrogenase PduQ, translated as MKSFKVPAQILYEDNAVQHLRELKSKGIFIVTDKVMSKLGVIDPVTSILKENGINYEVFTEVEPEPTMEVVTHGFKKFLDYGADTIIAIGGGSVIDASKAMIYFLDVLKQKLPSSNQEKPYFIAIPTTSGTGSEVTSYAVITDSSTHTKIPLKSDVMYADVALLDWNFTKSVPPTVTADTALDVLTHALEAYVSVGSSEYTDALAKEAISTVFDYTEKAFKNGADQEARMRIHNASCMAGIAFENAGLGINHSLAHALGATFGITHGRSNAVLLPYVVEYNSSLFDENDCYDFKAAKRYTEIARLLGLPHTDFKEGVVMFVKALKALLQSVNIPIRIKDFGIDESSFNLAIESMCSRAMQDICTGGNPRTADEKGLRDILTKAYNGN; from the coding sequence ATGAAAAGTTTTAAGGTTCCAGCACAAATATTGTATGAAGATAATGCTGTGCAACATTTAAGAGAATTAAAGTCAAAAGGAATATTTATAGTTACTGATAAAGTTATGTCCAAACTTGGTGTAATCGATCCAGTAACAAGTATATTAAAAGAAAATGGAATAAATTATGAAGTATTTACAGAGGTAGAACCTGAACCAACAATGGAAGTAGTTACCCATGGATTTAAAAAATTTTTAGATTATGGCGCAGATACTATAATAGCTATAGGTGGTGGATCTGTAATTGATGCTTCAAAAGCTATGATTTATTTTTTAGATGTACTAAAGCAAAAATTACCTTCTTCAAATCAAGAGAAACCATATTTTATAGCGATTCCTACTACAAGTGGAACTGGATCAGAAGTAACATCTTATGCAGTTATAACTGATTCATCAACTCATACTAAAATACCACTAAAAAGTGATGTTATGTACGCAGATGTTGCATTGTTAGATTGGAATTTCACGAAAAGTGTTCCGCCAACAGTAACTGCTGATACAGCGTTAGATGTATTAACTCATGCTCTTGAAGCGTATGTATCAGTAGGTTCATCAGAATATACTGATGCATTAGCCAAAGAAGCTATTTCTACAGTATTTGATTATACAGAAAAAGCATTTAAAAATGGAGCAGATCAAGAAGCAAGAATGAGAATTCATAATGCATCTTGTATGGCTGGAATAGCATTTGAAAATGCTGGACTTGGAATAAATCATAGTTTAGCTCATGCTTTAGGTGCAACTTTTGGAATAACTCATGGTAGATCTAATGCAGTACTTTTGCCATATGTTGTAGAATATAATTCATCATTATTTGATGAAAATGATTGCTATGATTTTAAGGCTGCTAAAAGATATACAGAGATAGCTAGGTTATTAGGATTACCACATACTGATTTTAAAGAAGGTGTAGTAATGTTTGTTAAGGCTTTAAAAGCTTTGTTGCAATCTGTAAATATACCAATAAGAATAAAAGATTTCGGAATTGATGAGAGCTCATTTAATTTAGCTATAGAATCAATGTGTAGTAGAGCGATGCAGGATATTTGTACTGGCGGAAATCCAAGAACTGCTGATGAAAAAGGTTTAAGAGATATTTTAACTAAAGCTTATAATGGAAATTAA
- a CDS encoding cation:dicarboxylate symporter family transporter: MNSTFLTDFLMVTNLKTILFIGILIGMFYLIKVLERKKVNFSKRMILSTILGLLLGGIIQVIAGLPETTDNITWISEVTKWYGLFGYGFMDLLKMLVIPLVFLSIIRVIINMKEGENLGKLTFRSLFVLLSTTTIAAMVGIFVGNLFKLGVGFEVIQNNSEIKEISSVVDTLRGLLPSNPVKAMADANVVGVVIFAGFIGVAMNRLKKKYSDVIKPAKDLVEAAYKITTSVAMTVIKFMPYAVIALLANTIAARGIPALMSVLDFIIALYVSIAIVFVIHLVIIALNGLNPIKYLKNTMEPLILAFTSRSSLGTLPVTIETLTEKVGVDEGIASFVGSLGSNAGMNGCAAIYPALMAVTIANMSGTPMDFSFYGMLLVIIVISSLGIAGLPGSATMAVSVVISGMGMGNYFSLAGGILAIDPILDMGRTMLNVNGTMVTTVTVANSFDKIDKEKNINSK, encoded by the coding sequence ATGAACAGTACATTTTTAACAGATTTTTTAATGGTAACGAATTTAAAAACTATATTATTTATAGGCATTTTAATAGGAATGTTCTATTTAATAAAAGTTCTTGAAAGAAAAAAAGTAAACTTTTCTAAGCGAATGATTTTATCAACGATTTTAGGACTGCTACTTGGGGGCATAATACAGGTAATAGCAGGATTGCCGGAAACAACAGATAATATAACATGGATAAGTGAAGTTACAAAATGGTACGGATTATTCGGTTATGGATTTATGGACTTATTAAAAATGTTAGTTATCCCATTAGTTTTTCTTTCAATAATAAGAGTAATTATTAATATGAAAGAAGGAGAAAACTTAGGAAAACTTACATTTAGATCATTATTTGTTTTACTTAGTACAACTACCATTGCAGCTATGGTAGGAATTTTTGTAGGGAATTTATTTAAATTAGGAGTAGGATTTGAAGTTATTCAAAATAACTCTGAAATAAAGGAAATAAGTTCTGTAGTTGATACACTAAGAGGATTACTACCATCAAATCCAGTTAAAGCTATGGCTGATGCAAATGTAGTTGGAGTAGTTATTTTTGCAGGATTTATCGGAGTTGCAATGAATAGACTGAAAAAGAAGTACTCTGACGTAATAAAACCTGCTAAGGATTTAGTAGAAGCAGCTTATAAAATCACTACAAGTGTAGCTATGACAGTGATTAAATTTATGCCTTATGCTGTAATAGCATTGCTTGCAAATACAATTGCAGCTAGAGGAATACCAGCACTTATGAGTGTTTTAGATTTCATAATAGCTTTATATGTTAGTATAGCTATAGTGTTTGTAATACATTTAGTGATAATAGCTCTTAATGGTTTAAATCCTATTAAATATTTAAAAAATACAATGGAACCTTTAATACTAGCTTTTACTTCAAGATCTAGCTTAGGAACATTACCTGTAACCATCGAAACATTAACAGAAAAAGTTGGAGTAGATGAAGGTATAGCAAGTTTTGTTGGAAGTTTAGGATCTAATGCGGGAATGAATGGATGCGCAGCTATATATCCAGCATTAATGGCAGTTACAATTGCTAATATGTCAGGAACGCCTATGGATTTTAGCTTCTATGGAATGCTACTTGTAATAATAGTAATAAGTTCTCTTGGTATCGCAGGGCTTCCGGGAAGCGCTACAATGGCCGTATCAGTAGTAATATCTGGTATGGGAATGGGAAATTATTTTTCTTTGGCAGGAGGTATTCTTGCAATAGATCCAATTCTTGATATGGGACGTACAATGCTTAATGTAAATGGAACAATGGTAACAACAGTTACAGTTGCAAATAGCTTTGATAAAATAGATAAAGAAAAAAATATTAATAGTAAGTAA
- a CDS encoding TIGR04540 family protein has product MRSVYKNPSELATCLKDFVDTYLEGLITYEKMEGKISKILVANNVYKNGFVSVKLSNVLGEERMEIIDKIYKDMQTI; this is encoded by the coding sequence ATGAGAAGTGTTTATAAGAATCCATCAGAGTTAGCAACATGCTTAAAAGATTTTGTTGATACATACTTAGAAGGATTAATAACTTATGAAAAAATGGAAGGCAAAATATCTAAGATATTGGTAGCAAATAATGTATATAAGAATGGATTTGTATCTGTTAAGTTATCAAATGTTCTTGGAGAAGAACGAATGGAAATTATTGATAAGATATATAAAGATATGCAAACAATTTAA
- a CDS encoding DUF4234 domain-containing protein: MIKKRNIAISILLSFITFGIYSLFWMGSLSNETSEYLNKPKSGVKEILIGIITFGLYFIYWNFKMGKRMYAIQENAGTNSSDNSMIYLILSIFGFIMIPVWIMQYDFNKINDL, from the coding sequence ATGATAAAAAAAAGAAACATTGCTATTTCAATACTTCTATCTTTTATAACATTTGGGATTTATAGTCTATTTTGGATGGGATCTTTAAGTAATGAAACATCAGAATACTTAAATAAACCTAAATCTGGGGTAAAAGAAATACTTATAGGAATAATTACATTTGGCTTATACTTCATTTATTGGAACTTTAAAATGGGCAAAAGAATGTATGCAATTCAAGAAAACGCTGGAACAAACTCATCTGATAATAGCATGATATATTTAATTCTTAGCATATTTGGATTCATTATGATTCCAGTATGGATAATGCAATATGATTTTAATAAAATTAATGATTTATAA
- a CDS encoding GTP-binding protein, with product MKKTIGVLAHVDAGKTTFAEQILYHTKSIRTLGRVDHKNSFLDKHDIEKERGITVFSDQALFKYNDNEYYLIDTPGHVDFSTEMERALEIMDYAILIISGVDGIQAHTETVWELLRKKHIPTFFFINKIDREISDIENVLNDIETKFTNNVCLIDKTLNGNDMDNQLIEFIAERDEKLLEIYLDSGYEKELWLNSMKKQISKCMIFPCLSGSALLDVNIDKFIEKLDLLTYTNYEELDEKFKGKVYKIRYDEKGNKVTYIKALNGSLKVKDSLYCTENEIEFNEKINQIRIYNSDKFILEDTVYAGDVFGVTGLTKFKIGQGIGEADLNTYYNIVPTLKSKVVFNKSVNTKEILSYFKILEEEDPGLNVLWDEDLQEMNIHIMGKIQLEVLKEVVKERFKLDIEFGDCEVLYKETIGNKVNGYGHFEPLRHYAEVHLQIEPGKRNSGVTFESKCHVDNLNIGYQRLIQSHIFEKEHKGILTGSKICDVKITLINGKSHLKHTSGGDFREATYRAIRQGLEQGNNILLEPYYKLKVTVENEYVGRVLSDIQRLFGSFNEQETLENKTIIFGRGPVATFMNYNMDLISFTKGKGVITLSFDGYDECHNSDEVIQKIKYKKESDREYTSSSVFCSKGQGYIVKWSEVQDHMHCLQ from the coding sequence ATGAAGAAAACAATAGGTGTATTAGCTCATGTAGATGCAGGAAAAACAACTTTTGCTGAGCAGATACTTTATCATACAAAAAGTATAAGAACATTAGGCAGAGTAGATCATAAAAATTCGTTTTTGGATAAACATGATATAGAAAAAGAGAGGGGCATTACTGTATTTTCTGATCAAGCTCTATTTAAATATAATGACAATGAATATTATCTTATAGACACTCCAGGCCATGTAGATTTTTCAACGGAAATGGAAAGAGCACTAGAAATAATGGACTATGCAATACTTATAATAAGTGGAGTTGATGGAATACAAGCACATACTGAAACTGTATGGGAACTTTTAAGAAAAAAGCACATACCAACCTTCTTTTTTATAAATAAAATTGACAGAGAAATTTCAGATATAGAAAATGTATTAAATGATATTGAAACTAAATTTACAAATAATGTATGTTTGATTGATAAAACTCTGAATGGTAATGATATGGACAACCAATTGATAGAATTTATAGCAGAAAGAGATGAAAAACTTTTAGAAATATATTTAGATAGTGGCTATGAGAAAGAGTTATGGCTAAATTCTATGAAAAAGCAAATTAGCAAATGTATGATTTTTCCTTGTTTAAGTGGTTCAGCATTGTTAGATGTTAACATAGATAAATTTATAGAAAAGTTAGACCTATTAACTTATACAAATTATGAAGAATTAGATGAAAAATTCAAGGGTAAGGTATACAAAATACGTTATGATGAAAAAGGGAATAAAGTAACTTATATAAAAGCTTTAAATGGAAGTCTAAAAGTAAAAGATAGCTTATATTGTACAGAAAATGAAATAGAATTTAATGAAAAAATAAATCAAATAAGAATATATAATAGTGACAAATTTATATTAGAAGATACTGTATACGCTGGAGATGTGTTTGGTGTTACTGGATTAACTAAGTTTAAAATAGGACAGGGCATTGGAGAAGCAGACTTAAATACTTATTATAATATAGTACCTACATTAAAATCAAAAGTTGTATTTAATAAATCTGTTAATACTAAAGAAATTCTTTCATATTTTAAAATTTTAGAAGAAGAAGATCCTGGTTTAAATGTATTATGGGATGAGGATTTACAAGAAATGAACATACATATTATGGGGAAAATACAACTAGAAGTTTTGAAGGAAGTCGTAAAAGAAAGATTTAAACTTGATATTGAATTTGGAGATTGTGAAGTTTTATATAAAGAGACAATAGGAAATAAGGTTAATGGATATGGGCATTTTGAACCTTTAAGACATTATGCTGAAGTACATTTACAAATAGAACCTGGAAAAAGAAATAGTGGAGTAACATTTGAAAGTAAATGTCATGTTGATAATTTAAATATAGGTTATCAAAGATTAATTCAATCTCATATTTTTGAAAAGGAACATAAAGGAATTTTAACTGGTTCTAAAATATGCGATGTGAAAATAACATTGATTAATGGAAAATCTCATCTTAAACATACTAGTGGTGGTGATTTTAGAGAAGCAACATATAGAGCAATAAGACAAGGTCTAGAACAAGGAAATAATATTTTATTAGAACCTTATTATAAATTAAAAGTAACAGTAGAGAATGAGTATGTTGGGAGAGTGTTATCAGATATTCAAAGACTATTTGGAAGTTTTAATGAACAAGAAACTTTAGAAAATAAAACAATAATTTTTGGAAGAGGTCCTGTAGCAACTTTTATGAATTATAATATGGATTTAATATCTTTTACAAAAGGAAAAGGGGTTATTACTTTAAGTTTTGATGGTTATGATGAATGTCATAACAGTGATGAAGTTATACAAAAAATAAAGTATAAAAAAGAAAGTGATAGAGAATATACTTCAAGTTCAGTATTTTGTTCTAAAGGTCAGGGATATATAGTAAAGTGGAGTGAAGTTCAGGACCATATGCACTGTTTACAATAG
- a CDS encoding alpha/beta fold hydrolase, translated as MNLLKYKRNINYKVLLFLLIFTLNIIFGVNQNQIAYADENEKTAINSLVIEEDDYEESMKGLVEPYLNSKRTEGYFKVNDDINLYYQQYKVENSKGTIVISHGFTETLEKYKEMIYYFLNKGYSVYGIEHRGHGRSGSLGVVDESQIHIEDFNLYVSDFKSFIDDIVKPEIGSQKLFLFAHSMGGAIGTKFLEEYPGYFDAAILSAPMLEVNTGSVPSFLAKSISWICTNISLGHKYAPTQKPYSNEYNLEDSCTSSEARYKYYYDIQSSNKEFQRGGSSFSWLNSSLDITKEITKKENASKVEIPVLLFQAEKDTYVKPKGQNEFSQYAPNCKLILMVGSKHEVYREKDGILKAYLNQVFDFYNDNLSDS; from the coding sequence ATGAATTTGTTAAAGTATAAAAGAAATATAAATTATAAGGTATTATTATTTTTATTAATATTTACTCTAAATATAATATTTGGAGTAAATCAAAATCAAATTGCTTATGCTGATGAAAATGAAAAAACAGCAATTAATAGTTTAGTAATAGAAGAAGATGATTATGAAGAGTCTATGAAAGGCTTAGTAGAGCCATATCTTAATAGTAAAAGGACAGAAGGATATTTTAAAGTAAACGATGATATTAATCTTTATTATCAACAATATAAAGTTGAGAATTCTAAAGGTACTATTGTAATTAGCCATGGATTCACTGAAACATTAGAAAAATATAAAGAAATGATTTATTACTTTTTAAATAAAGGATATTCTGTTTATGGAATTGAACATAGAGGGCATGGACGCTCTGGTTCATTAGGAGTTGTGGACGAAAGTCAAATTCATATAGAAGATTTTAATTTATATGTTTCAGATTTTAAATCGTTTATAGATGATATTGTTAAACCTGAAATTGGTAGTCAAAAATTATTTTTATTTGCACATTCTATGGGTGGTGCAATTGGAACTAAATTTTTAGAAGAATATCCAGGATATTTTGATGCTGCTATTTTAAGTGCACCAATGCTTGAAGTTAATACTGGCAGTGTTCCTAGTTTTTTAGCTAAATCTATATCTTGGATATGTACAAATATATCTTTAGGACATAAATATGCACCCACACAAAAACCATATAGTAACGAATATAATTTAGAAGATTCGTGTACAAGCTCTGAAGCAAGATACAAGTATTATTATGATATACAATCTAGCAACAAAGAATTTCAAAGAGGTGGGTCTTCATTTAGCTGGTTAAACTCATCTTTAGATATAACAAAAGAAATTACTAAAAAAGAAAATGCTTCAAAAGTAGAAATACCAGTGTTGTTATTTCAAGCTGAAAAAGATACTTATGTAAAACCAAAAGGACAAAATGAATTTTCTCAATATGCACCTAATTGTAAACTTATATTAATGGTAGGATCTAAACATGAAGTATATAGAGAAAAAGATGGGATATTAAAAGCATATTTAAATCAAGTATTTGATTTTTATAATGATAATTTATCAGATAGTTAA
- a CDS encoding exodeoxyribonuclease III: protein MKKLISWNVNGLRACVKKGFLDILKESNADIFCIQESKLQEGQIDLNLEEYYDYWNYAEKKGYSGTAVFSKEKPLNISLGIGIEEHDKEGRVLTLEFEEFYLVNVYTPNSQQKLARIDYRMAWENDFRDYLNELNKDKSVIVCGDLNVAHKEIDLKNPKNNRNNAGFSDEEREKFDELLKSGFIDTYRYFYPDKEGAYSWWSYRFNARANNAGWRIDYFLVSKDFEDRLVDANIHTQIEGSDHCPVELIIK from the coding sequence ATGAAAAAATTAATTTCATGGAATGTGAATGGATTAAGAGCTTGTGTAAAAAAAGGATTTCTAGATATTTTAAAAGAAAGTAATGCAGATATATTTTGTATTCAAGAAAGTAAATTACAAGAAGGTCAAATAGACTTAAATTTAGAGGAATATTATGATTATTGGAATTATGCCGAAAAAAAAGGATACTCAGGAACTGCTGTTTTTTCTAAAGAAAAGCCTTTAAACATTTCATTAGGAATAGGAATTGAAGAACATGACAAAGAAGGTAGAGTTCTGACATTAGAATTTGAAGAATTCTATTTAGTTAATGTTTATACTCCTAACTCACAACAAAAATTAGCTAGAATAGATTATAGAATGGCTTGGGAAAATGATTTCAGGGACTATTTAAATGAATTAAATAAAGATAAATCTGTTATAGTGTGTGGTGATTTAAATGTTGCTCATAAAGAAATAGATTTAAAAAATCCTAAGAATAATAGAAATAATGCTGGATTTAGTGATGAGGAAAGAGAAAAATTTGATGAACTTTTAAAATCAGGTTTTATAGATACATACAGATACTTTTATCCAGATAAAGAAGGCGCATATTCTTGGTGGTCTTATAGATTCAATGCTAGAGCTAACAATGCAGGATGGAGAATAGATTATTTTTTAGTTTCTAAAGATTTTGAAGATAGATTGGTAGATGCTAATATACATACACAAATTGAAGGTTCTGATCATTGTCCAGTTGAATTAATAATAAAATAA